One segment of Meriones unguiculatus strain TT.TT164.6M chromosome 3, Bangor_MerUng_6.1, whole genome shotgun sequence DNA contains the following:
- the LOC110561227 gene encoding cytochrome c oxidase assembly protein COX14, producing the protein MPTAKQLADIGYKTFSASMMLLTVYGGYLCSVRAYRFFQLRSARRQAAEEQKSSGVL; encoded by the coding sequence ATGCCAACTGCCAAGCAGCTCGCCGACATTGGCTACAAGACCTTCTCCGCTTCCATGATGCTCCTCACCGTGTACGGGGGCTACCTCTGCAGCGTGCGAGCCTACCGCTTCTTCCAGCTGCGCAGCGCCAGGCGCCAGGCTGCAGAAGAACAGAAGTCCTCAGGGGTCCTGTAG